The Plantactinospora sp. KBS50 sequence GGGCGCCGAGGTCTTCGAGCGGGTTACCGTCGACGGCGAGAACGTCGGCGTCGAAGCCCGCAGCCAACCGACCCTTCCGGTGCGCCAGGCCACAGACCTCAGCGGCGCGCACGGTCACCGTGCTCAGTGCGACCGTCGGCGACATGCCCATCCCGACCAGGTCGGCGACCGCGTACCGGGCGACGTCGTGCGGCTTGATCGGTCCGATGCCCGCATCCGTTCCCGCCACGATCGGCGCTCCGGCTTCGTGGAGGCGGCGGAGGTTGTCTCGGAGCGCCGGCAGATGCCGCGCGATGTGGGGCGGCGGTGTCATGCCGGGAATCGGCCGGACGCCGATCGTCGCGCCGATGATGATGCGCCGCCGTGCCAGCACACCGATGAGCTCGTCGGTGGCGTGCGGCCCGTCCGGCGTGAGGAACGACGCGTGCTCGATGCCGTCCACGCCGCTGTCGGCGGCGAGGGCGATCTCGGCGGGACCATGGGCGTGGGCTGTCACCGGCAGTCCGTGGCGGTGGGCCTCGGTGACGATGGCACCGAGCTCCCCGGCGCTGAACTGCGCGCGGGTCGGATCACTCCCAGGTGTCAAGTAGCCTCCGCCGGCCATCACCTTGATGACGTCGACCCCGCGCTCGGCGTGCGCCCGGACCGCCTCGATCACCGCCGGTATTCCCCGCACTGCGCCACCGAGGTCGGCGCAGTGCCCGCCGGGGCTGGTCATCGGTGGACCGGCCGCGAGGATCGTCGGCATTTCGTCACCGCCCGGACGCTCGCGCAGGGTCAGTGCGAGGTAACCGAGCGCGCCCAGGTCCCGCACCGTCGTGACGCCACCCGCAGCGGCGATTCTGGCCGCGGTGGTCATCGCGTCCAGCGCGGCGTCGTGGTCGCGGGCGGCGAGGGAGCCCAGTGGGTCCGGGCCGGCGTCGAAGGCGAGATGGACGTGGGTGTCTATCAGGCCGGGCAGCAGTGTGGTCCCGCCCAGGTCGACGACGTCGGCGCCGGGCGGTAGCTCGTCGGCGTCGACGACCGCGGCAACCGTGCCGCCGTCGATCAGGAGCGCGGGCCGCACTAGGCTGAGTATTGACGTCCCGTCGAAGATCCGGTCCGCGCGGACGGCGGTGAGGCGTGGTCGGTCAGAGAGGTGTATCCGATCGGTTGTCATGCCGTTCAGGCTGTCCCGGCGGCCACCCCGGTTCATCCGGGCAATCACTCACCTGCGGTACTCATCCCGGCTCGCCGCCCAAGTCGCGATCTGCGTCCGCGTGCGGAAGCCGAGTTTCGTCAGCACGTGCTGCACGTGGTTCTCCGCCGTTCGCTCGGCGATGCCGAGCACCGCAGCGATGTCCCGGTTGGTCAGCCCCTGCCGCACCAGCCGGGCGACCTCGTTCTCCCGTGCGGTGAGCGGCCCGGCCGGCCGCCTCCCTCCCGCATCCAGCATTATTCGGACTTTATGCAGCAGCGGTGCCATCCCGAGGCGCTCCGCCGTCGAGGCAGCGACGGTGGCCAGCGCGATGGCTTCCTCGCGGTCTCCGGAGCGCTGCCGTGCGGTCAACGCGCGGGCCAGTTCGTAGCGAGCCAACGCGGTGAACGGTTCGAGGCCGGTCTCGTCGTTGACGCGAGCGGCGGTCCGCAGGTGCCGGACGGCGTCCTCGGTGCGCCCCAGCGCGGCCGCCGCGACGCCGAGCGGCAGCCGGACCGATCCGTGGATCGCCACCGATCCGGCGCCACCGCAGATCATCAGGTCGGCGTGCGGGAGAAGTAGGGCGTAGGCTTCCTGGATCGCGGGACGATCGCCGAAGAACGC is a genomic window containing:
- a CDS encoding amidohydrolase family protein; translated protein: MTTDRIHLSDRPRLTAVRADRIFDGTSILSLVRPALLIDGGTVAAVVDADELPPGADVVDLGGTTLLPGLIDTHVHLAFDAGPDPLGSLAARDHDAALDAMTTAARIAAAGGVTTVRDLGALGYLALTLRERPGGDEMPTILAAGPPMTSPGGHCADLGGAVRGIPAVIEAVRAHAERGVDVIKVMAGGGYLTPGSDPTRAQFSAGELGAIVTEAHRHGLPVTAHAHGPAEIALAADSGVDGIEHASFLTPDGPHATDELIGVLARRRIIIGATIGVRPIPGMTPPPHIARHLPALRDNLRRLHEAGAPIVAGTDAGIGPIKPHDVARYAVADLVGMGMSPTVALSTVTVRAAEVCGLAHRKGRLAAGFDADVLAVDGNPLEDLGALHRIRAVFLRGRRLNPAHQPERITP